The following nucleotide sequence is from Gammaproteobacteria bacterium.
GTTCTCGAGGACAACAAGCGGAAATAAGCCAGCCGGATGAGACAATCCTTCAGTCACAAAACGATAATATTACGAAAATGTTGCACGAAGGCCAGCAGCTGTTAGTGCAAGTTGTAAAAGATCAGTTGGGAACAAAAGGTGCGCGCCTTACTACTAATATAACCTTGCCTTCACGCTATATGGTGTTATTGCCCTATTCACACGATGTTCGCCTTTCAACACGCATAGAAGATGAAGAAGAGCGTGAACGATTGACTACTACCACACAAAGTTTAGTTAATGAGCTTAATGCAAATTGTGGATGTATACTGCGTACTGCAGCGGAAGGGGTGGGCGAATCTGAATTAAGAAGAGATTTAAAGTTCTTACTTAATCTTTGGGCAACGATTGTCGATAAGGTGAATAAAGCATCATCAGTTGATGAGGTGTATTCCGATCTCCCTCTGGCAGTGCGAACCTTAAGAGATCTTTCGGTAGATGATATTGAAATTATTAGAATAGATTCACGCATAACATTTGATACTGTAAAAGAGTTTTCTGAAAAATTAGTTCCAGAGCTATCTGATTGTGTGACTAGGTATTCAGGAAATCGGCCTATATTTGATCTATATTCAATTGAAGATGAATTGCAGAAAGCTCTACATAGAAAAGTAACGCTTAAGTCTGGAGGGTATTTAATATTCGATCAGACTGAAGCTATGACAACGATTGATATTAATACAGGTGGATTTGTTGGGCATCGGAATTTAGAAGAGACAATATACAAAACAAATCTTGAAGCAGCGCAAGCTATTGCAAGACAACTTAGATTACGAAATCTTGGGGGTATCATCATTATCGACTTCATCGATATGGATGATGTTGAACATAAACGTCAAGTCATACGTGTATTTGAAAAATCCTTAGATAAGGATCGTGCCAAAAGCCAAGTATGCGAAGTTTCACCTTTAGGCTTAGTTGAAATGACGCGCAAACGAACACGAGAGAGCCTGGAACATATTCTGTGTGAACCGTGCGCAACTTGTTCAGGGCGTGGCTATATTAAAACAGCTGAGACAGTTTGTTTTGAGCTTTTTCGTGAAATTATGCGTGAAGCAAGGCAATATGAGACGAACGAATTGCTGGTTTTGGCGTCTCAACCAGTAGTGGATTTATTATTGGATGAGGAGTCAACAAGCCTGGCAGAATTGGAAGATTATATTGGCAAGACCATTAAACTGCAGGTGGAATCACTCTATTCTCAAGAGCAATTTGATGTGGTTCCCCTATAACTTATTTGTAGTCACTAATCTGTTTCGCTAAGTCATTTTTATGCTACGTAAATTATTCCTAAGCGGCTGGTATATCCTAGTTGCAATATTAATATTGTTTGCGATTGTCATGAGTGTCGTGCGTGGTTATCCATCTATTTATCAACATTATTTGCCGGAAATTCAACAGAATATTTCATCAATATTAGGTAAACCTGTGCATGTAGATTCTATTCGAATTGATTGGCACGGTATTACTCCACAAATTACAACACGGAACTTATCTATTTTTGAAGATGATGATCGATATGATCAACTTCTAAATGTGGATAAAGCAATTATTTCAATCGATATCTTTAAAAGTATCGCAAGAAGTAAAGTAATACTTAATCAATTAACATTTGTGGGCGGTAATCTTGAAGCGATTCGCACAGAAGATGAAAGAATTCTATTAAATGGAATTGATATTAGCGAAAGATTGGCAGAACGCAAAAAGTTAAATCAGAGTAATAAGCTAAAAATTAATTTATTAAATAGTTCAATCTCAATCATTGATGAAGTAAAAAAGTTAGACTACTTTTTTGATCGTGTAGATGTGGAGCTCAAGTTTTCAGGCGATCACTTTAAGGTTTCTTCAAGGTTCATGCTACCGAAAACTTTAGGTGATTCGCTTATTTTAAGTGCAGATATTCGAGACTTGGATAAAGGTTTTAAAAACATAAAAGGCAAACTTTATAGTAAAGGCGACAATATAAATTTAGAGCTGTTGAATGACTTTTTTCCAAAACTTCAAGTTGGTATACACAATGGTGTTTCAGATTTTCAGGTGTGGGGTAATTTTAATTCTTTAAAACAGCGCACATTTGTTGGTAGATTAGGTCTGGATGATCTGGTGTATAAAGATATTGAGGTGCCCATAAAAAATGTTGTTGTAAACGAAGAAATCATATCTATTGATACAGGTTTTAAGTTTCAAGGAGATATAGAAGATTGGCGGTTCGCATTAAATGATGTAAGTATTAAAACAGCTACAAATGAATGGCCTGGCAAACAATATGAATTTAGTTGTGTAGATTGTGGCCAACAAAATTTTACTATATCAGCGGCACTGGATTATATGGATACAGATCAGTTGCTTTCTACCTTGCAACATTTTCCATTTATTGTTGAGCGCTTAAATGATGTGCTAGATAAAATAGAAATTCATGGTGTATTGAATGCATCACAACTATCAGCGCAATTTAATAATAATCGACTAACAAAATATGCTTATAGATCATCATTACAACAAGCAAATATCTCTATTCCAGCGCAAGGCATTACGGTTACTTCGATAGTAGGAGAGGTAATGGGTGATCATCGTAAGGGTGAAATTAATTTAACTTGTGATTCCCTAGGTTTAAAGATAGATAAAATTTTAAGTCAGACGCTGCATAATCAAATTCTAAGAGGGACAGTACATTGGCAGCATATTGATGGCAACGTATTGCTGGCAATGCAAGAATTGATAGTGGGATCGAATGAGATGGTTGCAAATTTGCAAGGCATTTTGCAAATTATTGAAAATAAACCTTATGTAGATATTCAAATTAATGTTCCTCATGTAAAAGCTGAAACGATTAAGCAATATTTCCCATATAAGAGAATGAAACCAAAGCTTTCTAGATGGTTAAGCGAAAGCATTGAAGAAGGAACACTTAAAGATGGAAAATTATTATTCCATGGTAATCCGAAAAATTTTCCATTTAAAAATAAACCTGGAAGGTTTGAGATTAGTGCAAAAATTGAAAATGGTGTATTGGCCTATCGTCCAAATTGGCCGGTAGCAAGTGATATTATTGCTAATTTAGAAATTAAAAATAATTACCTAGAAGTAAGTGCAAGGCAAGGTACGATACTGGATTCATCAATAACTCGAGTGCACGCATATATTAATGATTTAAAGTTACCAAGATTAATACTTAATGGTAACGCAGCTGGGCCAGCCAGTAATATACTGCAATTCTTGCAACAGTCTTCTATCCTTCCAGAGGATAGTAAGGTAATAAAACATATAACTGCTAGCGGAAATACTAAACTTGATTTGGACCTTTCTTTAACGCTCACTAAAAAGTTAGAAAAGCAGATATTGGTGGGAGGTGTCGTCGAGTTTGTAAATGCTGGTCTGACGGTAAATGCATTATCACTTCCATTTACAGATCTAAATGGAAAGTTAAGTTTTGACAAGAGTGGTGCAGAAGGAAGTGGCTTAAGTGCAATGCTATATGGCGCACCAATAATTGCTAATGCAAGAAAAGAAAATAGTGGGCGCACATTGTTATCTGTATCGGGTGATTTTGATCTTGATACTTATTTTTCATCCAATTATTCAAAGTTTAATAAGTATAT
It contains:
- a CDS encoding ribonuclease G gives rise to the protein MMSEEILINVTPQETRVAIVENGVLQEVQVERVSKQGLVGHIYKGCVNRVMPGMDAAFVDIGLTKAAFIHSSDVAFLPKSSRGQQAEISQPDETILQSQNDNITKMLHEGQQLLVQVVKDQLGTKGARLTTNITLPSRYMVLLPYSHDVRLSTRIEDEEERERLTTTTQSLVNELNANCGCILRTAAEGVGESELRRDLKFLLNLWATIVDKVNKASSVDEVYSDLPLAVRTLRDLSVDDIEIIRIDSRITFDTVKEFSEKLVPELSDCVTRYSGNRPIFDLYSIEDELQKALHRKVTLKSGGYLIFDQTEAMTTIDINTGGFVGHRNLEETIYKTNLEAAQAIARQLRLRNLGGIIIIDFIDMDDVEHKRQVIRVFEKSLDKDRAKSQVCEVSPLGLVEMTRKRTRESLEHILCEPCATCSGRGYIKTAETVCFELFREIMREARQYETNELLVLASQPVVDLLLDEESTSLAELEDYIGKTIKLQVESLYSQEQFDVVPL
- a CDS encoding TIGR02099 family protein, with the protein product MLRKLFLSGWYILVAILILFAIVMSVVRGYPSIYQHYLPEIQQNISSILGKPVHVDSIRIDWHGITPQITTRNLSIFEDDDRYDQLLNVDKAIISIDIFKSIARSKVILNQLTFVGGNLEAIRTEDERILLNGIDISERLAERKKLNQSNKLKINLLNSSISIIDEVKKLDYFFDRVDVELKFSGDHFKVSSRFMLPKTLGDSLILSADIRDLDKGFKNIKGKLYSKGDNINLELLNDFFPKLQVGIHNGVSDFQVWGNFNSLKQRTFVGRLGLDDLVYKDIEVPIKNVVVNEEIISIDTGFKFQGDIEDWRFALNDVSIKTATNEWPGKQYEFSCVDCGQQNFTISAALDYMDTDQLLSTLQHFPFIVERLNDVLDKIEIHGVLNASQLSAQFNNNRLTKYAYRSSLQQANISIPAQGITVTSIVGEVMGDHRKGEINLTCDSLGLKIDKILSQTLHNQILRGTVHWQHIDGNVLLAMQELIVGSNEMVANLQGILQIIENKPYVDIQINVPHVKAETIKQYFPYKRMKPKLSRWLSESIEEGTLKDGKLLFHGNPKNFPFKNKPGRFEISAKIENGVLAYRPNWPVASDIIANLEIKNNYLEVSARQGTILDSSITRVHAYINDLKLPRLILNGNAAGPASNILQFLQQSSILPEDSKVIKHITASGNTKLDLDLSLTLTKKLEKQILVGGVVEFVNAGLTVNALSLPFTDLNGKLSFDKSGAEGSGLSAMLYGAPIIANARKENSGRTLLSVSGDFDLDTYFSSNYSKFNKYIKGIAPVSAQINIPRFGKNNTDKTLLVNIDSDLYGATTLLPEPFKKAFDESKNISIQTRHPHGLSSEIFASLENQVFMQAIIDKNTSELSSMELRMGNKQFNLPEEGVKISGRMNNFNISDWRELMQSEEDHSIEVKEIDIFVNSAMLGGLNLENVDFHATKNTQFWVGDIISSVAKGKFEYPIDAKSGSVATANFDYLRFKSKQKILPSSKSTQLDPRTLPALVVNAKEFEYKDAVFNGVSLKTKPSANGLTIDSLQGSGRELQVSANGIWAVDTENMQETKLTIRLVSQNLQNSLAGLGFGSSVSGGEGGVVANFTWPKAPYQFSLESVTGDANLRFKDGAISSVEPGGAGRLVGLFNFGEISKRLSLDFTDFFSKGYAFEKIRGDLKFENANLTTENLKINGPSADLLIQGRTGIEAQDYDQVVTVTPHVSGGLPWIGLAVGGPLGAVGVLVGEKIAKSIGVDVNKVTEVKYTMKGSWQEPVIEPIAQKIAEKKSVPQVQGQPSPDSIPRIAPAQIEPNTNRIEP